From the Methanooceanicella nereidis genome, one window contains:
- a CDS encoding FmdE family protein, giving the protein MHKEHSHEHEHHHHDHDHSHEHSHEHEHEHEHEHEHHHHGPKIKSFHEVVEFHGHTCPGLTIGYRAAETAIKELSAERDIDEDLVAIVENDACGVDAIQVVTGCTVGKGNLIFKDHGKNVYTFIDRKNDKAVRIALKDTFSIDEIDPEMGRLRSKVMSGEADESEKYQFDRRKEGVCSRIMGLPAERLFDIRHVEAEVPKKAMIFRSVKCSKCGEMVSESRARVQDGGFVCIPCFEEYTRGW; this is encoded by the coding sequence ATGCATAAAGAACATTCACATGAACACGAGCACCATCATCACGATCACGATCACAGCCATGAACATAGCCATGAGCATGAACATGAACATGAACATGAACATGAACATCATCACCATGGGCCGAAAATAAAGTCTTTTCATGAAGTCGTAGAGTTCCATGGACACACTTGCCCCGGCCTCACCATAGGCTATAGGGCAGCTGAGACCGCAATTAAAGAGCTTTCCGCGGAACGAGATATCGATGAGGACCTTGTGGCCATCGTCGAGAATGACGCGTGCGGAGTTGACGCAATCCAGGTGGTCACTGGATGCACTGTCGGAAAAGGAAACCTGATATTCAAGGATCACGGCAAGAACGTATATACTTTCATAGACAGGAAGAACGATAAGGCCGTCAGGATAGCCTTGAAGGATACGTTCAGCATCGACGAGATCGACCCGGAAATGGGCAGGCTCAGGAGCAAGGTCATGTCCGGAGAGGCCGACGAGAGCGAAAAGTACCAGTTCGATCGCCGTAAGGAGGGCGTTTGCAGCAGGATAATGGGGCTTCCTGCGGAAAGATTGTTCGACATCAGGCATGTCGAAGCTGAAGTGCCAAAAAAGGCCATGATATTCAGGTCCGTCAAATGTTCAAAGTGCGGCGAGATGGTCTCGGAGTCCCGCGCAAGGGTA
- a CDS encoding class I SAM-dependent methyltransferase, producing MLELTDWKKAWDNALTISPAVHYRDIGAGWNAYWDYIAEMCCEPVMCGDPMNDDVIRYLYEEGMFKPRDTVLDIGCGTGTYAIPFARDASHVTGLDPSGMMISKLLSAAYVNGLTNISPVQSRWETFDLEKKYDLVFSAFCPGINDTYSLFRMEKFSRRSCCYVAGDFTQFELLVGLWNEVMEKSYTIDAFRILYPYNVLCDSGRDPKLKVFRYRSGSRAPAEEVTEEFVRYFGAFTLMDAEKVNKVRDFIHSRSVNGKYELGKVRTVCVLHWDVSREKNIGYNAS from the coding sequence ATGCTTGAACTGACCGACTGGAAAAAAGCCTGGGATAACGCATTAACGATATCTCCGGCCGTACATTATAGGGATATCGGAGCAGGATGGAACGCATACTGGGACTATATCGCAGAAATGTGTTGCGAGCCGGTCATGTGCGGCGACCCGATGAACGACGATGTCATTCGTTATCTTTACGAAGAAGGGATGTTCAAGCCTCGTGATACCGTCCTGGACATTGGATGCGGCACCGGGACTTACGCAATTCCTTTTGCGCGGGATGCGAGCCATGTTACGGGACTCGATCCGTCCGGCATGATGATCTCAAAGCTGTTATCGGCCGCTTACGTTAACGGTCTCACGAATATTAGCCCGGTCCAGTCAAGATGGGAAACTTTTGATCTGGAAAAGAAGTATGATCTTGTTTTTTCAGCATTTTGCCCGGGTATTAACGATACGTATTCTCTTTTCAGGATGGAAAAGTTCTCAAGAAGAAGTTGCTGCTATGTCGCGGGTGACTTTACTCAGTTCGAGCTTCTGGTCGGATTATGGAATGAGGTCATGGAAAAAAGCTATACCATCGACGCTTTCCGTATCCTTTATCCTTATAATGTCCTGTGCGACTCCGGAAGGGATCCGAAGCTGAAGGTATTCAGGTACAGGTCGGGCTCTCGAGCCCCGGCAGAGGAAGTGACGGAGGAGTTCGTCAGGTATTTCGGTGCGTTCACACTCATGGACGCTGAAAAAGTGAATAAAGTGCGGGACTTCATCCATTCCCGCTCGGTTAACGGAAAATATGAGCTCGGCAAGGTAAGGACTGTATGCGTCCTTCACTGGGATGTCAGCCGGGAAAAGAATATCGGCTATAATGCCTCATAG
- a CDS encoding isocitrate/isopropylmalate dehydrogenase family protein, translated as MATYKVPVISGDGIGPEVIAEGKKVIEAAGEVYGFNVDWIHMPFGADHYVATGETISEESLKELGRYRAIYLGSLGDERKVKAGILEKGVLLKMRFYYDQYINLRPVKLLDGVETPLKNKTSKDIDFMVVRENTEDFYVGLGGRVKKGAEKQELELKRDIYAVKFNLDIETDSDEIGYQIGVVSREGAKRIMEYSFDLARQRRKHLSSVDKANVMTECYGLWRDVFTETAKNYPDVQTDFNFVDAVTMWFVKNPEFFDVVVTPNMFGDIITDLGAMIQGGLGLAPGGNVNPKGTSMFEPMGGSAPKYKGLNKVNPIATIWAGALLLDHLGEKQAADAIVKAIEANLKQGKVRTYDLGGTAGTSDVGSDIARIVKVQGQI; from the coding sequence ATGGCAACTTACAAAGTACCGGTGATATCGGGCGACGGCATAGGACCGGAAGTCATAGCCGAGGGTAAAAAGGTAATAGAGGCGGCCGGGGAAGTATACGGCTTTAACGTAGACTGGATACACATGCCTTTCGGCGCAGACCACTATGTCGCGACAGGGGAGACGATCTCCGAGGAGTCGCTGAAAGAGCTTGGAAGATACAGGGCAATATATCTCGGCTCGCTCGGCGACGAGAGAAAGGTCAAGGCAGGCATACTTGAGAAAGGCGTCCTGCTGAAGATGAGGTTCTACTATGACCAGTACATCAATCTCAGGCCGGTGAAGCTTCTCGATGGCGTCGAGACGCCGCTGAAGAACAAGACCTCAAAGGACATAGACTTCATGGTGGTCAGGGAGAACACCGAGGACTTCTATGTCGGCCTTGGCGGCCGCGTGAAGAAGGGAGCGGAGAAGCAGGAGCTTGAGCTGAAGAGAGATATCTATGCCGTAAAGTTCAATCTCGACATCGAGACGGACAGCGACGAGATAGGTTACCAGATAGGCGTTGTTAGCAGGGAAGGCGCCAAGCGCATCATGGAATACTCGTTCGACCTGGCCAGGCAGAGGCGCAAGCATCTTTCAAGCGTGGACAAGGCGAATGTAATGACGGAATGCTATGGCCTCTGGAGGGACGTGTTCACCGAGACCGCGAAGAATTACCCGGACGTGCAGACCGACTTTAATTTCGTGGACGCGGTCACCATGTGGTTCGTCAAGAACCCGGAGTTCTTCGACGTAGTGGTCACGCCCAACATGTTCGGCGATATAATCACAGACCTTGGCGCCATGATACAGGGCGGCCTGGGACTTGCCCCGGGCGGCAACGTCAACCCGAAAGGCACGAGCATGTTCGAGCCCATGGGAGGCTCGGCGCCGAAGTATAAGGGCCTGAACAAGGTCAACCCGATAGCTACGATATGGGCAGGCGCGTTATTGCTCGACCATCTCGGCGAGAAGCAGGCAGCTGATGCCATTGTCAAGGCGATAGAGGCCAACCTGAAGCAAGGAAAGGTCAGGACATACGACCTGGGCGGCACAGCGGGAACTTCCGATGTCGGATCGGACATCGCCAGGATAGTGAAGGTACAGGGGCAGATATAA
- a CDS encoding 3-isopropylmalate dehydratase small subunit, producing MAGKAWKFGDDVDTDAVIPGRFLILNDAKDLAKHAFEGVRPEFKDNVKEGDFIVAGENFGCGSSREHAPLAIKGAGVKCVIAKSFARIFFRNSVNIGVPLLECKDADRIAEGDMLEVDMEKGIIKNVTKNEIYSSTPIPDFLMDIVRSGGLIEFTRKIVERKNRG from the coding sequence ATGGCAGGAAAAGCATGGAAGTTCGGCGACGACGTCGACACTGACGCGGTGATACCGGGCAGATTCCTTATACTGAATGACGCGAAGGACCTGGCGAAGCACGCCTTTGAAGGCGTAAGGCCCGAGTTCAAGGATAACGTAAAGGAAGGGGACTTCATCGTTGCCGGGGAGAACTTCGGCTGCGGCTCGAGCAGAGAGCATGCGCCTTTAGCCATTAAGGGAGCAGGAGTGAAGTGCGTAATAGCAAAATCCTTCGCGCGCATATTCTTCAGGAATTCTGTGAACATAGGCGTACCGCTGCTTGAATGCAAGGACGCTGACAGGATAGCCGAAGGCGACATGCTCGAGGTCGACATGGAGAAAGGTATCATAAAGAACGTCACAAAGAACGAGATATACAGTTCCACTCCCATACCCGATTTCCTGATGGACATAGTCAGGAGCGGCGGGCTCATAGAGTTTACCAGGAAGATTGTGGAGAGGAAAAACAGGGGTTAA
- a CDS encoding 3-isopropylmalate dehydratase large subunit, producing the protein MSDKQTITEKIFSRAAERPVKAGDFVLANIDRAMTHDITGPLAVEGFYEIMRNEKEKKVWDPDKIVILFDHQVPADSLNAAQNHIMLRKFVAEQDIKNFYDIFEGVCHQVMPEKGHVLPGQLVVGSDSHTCAYGSLGAFATGIGSTDMAAVFAIGKLWFRVPETIRFEVNGRLGERVYSKDIILKLIGDIGADGARYKACEYAGDAVKSLDVSQRMTISNMAIEMGGKAGIIEPDSITEEYIKERVPGYKLDTDLKSDDGANYSDIRKYDVSDMPPQVACPHNVDNVVDVTEVEGKKIDQVLLGSCTNGRFEDLKIAADIMGDRPVAKGVRLLVIPASRTEYMKALKAGLVEQFMNAGALVESPCCGPCMGGSFGLLGPGEVCIATSNRNFKGRQGSADAFVYLSSPATAAASAIKGKITDPRSV; encoded by the coding sequence ATGTCCGATAAACAAACCATAACAGAAAAAATTTTCAGCCGGGCTGCAGAGAGGCCCGTTAAGGCGGGGGACTTCGTGCTGGCTAACATAGACCGCGCGATGACCCACGACATAACGGGGCCTCTGGCTGTCGAAGGCTTTTACGAAATAATGAGGAATGAGAAAGAAAAGAAGGTGTGGGACCCGGATAAGATAGTCATTTTATTCGACCACCAGGTGCCCGCGGATTCGCTTAACGCGGCGCAGAACCACATCATGTTAAGGAAGTTCGTGGCCGAGCAGGATATCAAGAACTTCTATGACATCTTCGAGGGCGTATGCCACCAGGTCATGCCCGAGAAAGGTCACGTGTTACCGGGACAGCTCGTCGTGGGCTCCGACTCGCATACATGTGCATACGGTTCCCTTGGTGCGTTCGCAACCGGAATTGGTTCCACCGATATGGCAGCTGTATTCGCTATTGGGAAGTTATGGTTTAGAGTGCCTGAGACCATCAGGTTTGAGGTAAACGGCCGTTTAGGTGAGCGCGTTTACTCCAAGGACATTATTTTAAAGCTAATCGGGGACATCGGAGCTGACGGAGCTAGATATAAGGCGTGCGAATATGCGGGAGATGCCGTAAAATCGCTGGATGTCTCGCAGCGCATGACCATCTCGAACATGGCGATCGAGATGGGCGGAAAAGCCGGCATCATCGAGCCCGACAGCATCACGGAAGAGTACATAAAGGAACGCGTGCCGGGATATAAGCTGGACACGGACCTTAAGAGCGACGATGGCGCGAATTACTCTGATATAAGGAAATATGACGTGAGCGACATGCCGCCGCAGGTAGCGTGCCCCCATAATGTGGACAACGTCGTGGACGTCACAGAGGTCGAGGGTAAGAAGATCGACCAGGTGCTGCTGGGATCTTGTACGAACGGGAGGTTCGAGGACCTAAAGATCGCAGCGGATATCATGGGCGACAGGCCTGTCGCTAAAGGCGTCCGCCTGCTGGTGATCCCCGCGTCCAGGACTGAATATATGAAGGCGTTGAAGGCCGGCCTTGTTGAGCAGTTCATGAACGCTGGCGCTCTGGTGGAATCGCCGTGCTGCGGACCATGCATGGGCGGATCTTTCGGCCTGCTGGGACCGGGAGAGGTCTGTATCGCGACGTCCAACAGGAACTTCAAGGGAAGGCAGGGTAGCGCCGATGCGTTCGTATATCTTAGCTCGCCTGCGACGGCTGCCGCGTCCGCGATAAAAGGAAAGATAACTGACCCGAGGAGTGTTTAA
- a CDS encoding OB-fold nucleic acid binding domain-containing protein, which produces MSDILDIYEKIGGKVTQKEFNKLIDEKMEIMGGLCDERTAALLVAHDLGVEGVNAIKIIDISLDKKNVEFLGKIISAFEPREFNRNDGTVGKVCTITVGDETGDVRVTLWDELAEAVKTGDLKEGDVIRVKGYVKEGQQGLEVHLGRGGGISKEEGETVNVKDPMISIGEVQLGMGNMCTRGVLLSKQDIRTFNRKDGSTGCVTGIIIGDETGKIKVTLWDNKAKEIDGFEPGDSIELLHGYTRESFDGSVEIQVGNRGMIRMSEIPVRYEEKVTKIGEIEPDKFYNIKGIVTGIDGVREFTTRDGKPGRLCSVHISDDSGRIRVVFWGEHANFAEALSIGDEILVTDVQSRVGFRDEMELSANWRSTVRRLK; this is translated from the coding sequence ATGTCTGACATTCTTGATATATACGAAAAAATAGGCGGAAAGGTCACCCAGAAGGAATTTAATAAGCTAATAGATGAAAAGATGGAGATAATGGGCGGCCTGTGCGATGAGCGCACGGCGGCGCTGCTCGTTGCCCATGACCTGGGTGTGGAAGGCGTCAACGCCATAAAGATCATCGACATTTCACTCGACAAGAAAAACGTGGAATTTTTAGGCAAGATCATAAGCGCATTCGAGCCCCGCGAGTTCAACAGAAATGACGGCACGGTCGGAAAAGTATGCACCATAACCGTCGGGGACGAAACGGGCGATGTACGGGTAACGCTCTGGGACGAGCTTGCAGAGGCCGTGAAGACCGGCGACCTGAAAGAGGGCGACGTAATAAGAGTAAAAGGATATGTCAAGGAAGGCCAGCAGGGGCTGGAAGTTCATTTAGGCAGGGGAGGCGGGATCTCTAAGGAAGAAGGTGAGACCGTCAACGTCAAGGACCCCATGATAAGCATCGGAGAAGTGCAGCTGGGAATGGGTAACATGTGCACCCGCGGCGTACTGCTCTCGAAGCAGGATATACGCACGTTCAACCGCAAGGACGGCTCCACCGGCTGCGTGACAGGCATCATCATAGGGGACGAGACGGGTAAGATAAAGGTCACCCTGTGGGACAATAAAGCCAAAGAGATCGACGGGTTCGAACCAGGGGACTCTATAGAGCTGCTGCACGGCTACACAAGGGAGTCCTTTGACGGCAGCGTAGAGATACAGGTCGGCAACAGGGGCATGATCAGGATGTCCGAGATACCCGTGAGATATGAAGAAAAGGTCACAAAGATCGGTGAGATAGAGCCTGACAAATTTTACAATATAAAGGGCATTGTGACGGGGATCGACGGAGTAAGGGAGTTCACTACCAGGGACGGAAAGCCCGGAAGGCTCTGCAGCGTTCATATCTCCGACGATAGCGGCCGTATAAGGGTCGTGTTCTGGGGAGAGCACGCAAACTTCGCAGAAGCGCTTTCAATAGGCGACGAGATACTCGTCACGGACGTCCAGTCAAGAGTGGGCTTCAGGGACGAGATGGAATTATCCGCGAACTGGCGCAGCACCGTAAGAAGGCTGAAGTGA